One window of Sphingobacteriales bacterium genomic DNA carries:
- a CDS encoding tetratricopeptide repeat protein translates to MFRFIFLSLILLVSFSLIAQQQDPLLDVRLGQQYIRQGEYEKAATIFEKLYEKQPQSSAYYRQYYQALLAIKDFVRAEELVKKQLKQDKNDPSLYVDLGLLLKNQNKIEEGEAEFEKALKIAKENYINTLAATFISSGEYNYAIKAYTKARELTKNDKLHAREIAQQYMQLGESKNAISAYLDYASLQPGHIQIIFNELIRFTNKEEDIEELQRQLYGRIQANNEELVFTEILIWAFYQQKDFEQAFIQVKALDKRLNEDGRRVLELARKARTEKQYDIALSAYEYVIAKGETNPHYLRTREEILNCRNEKIVQTDYSTEDLKGLETDYLEFLRVFGKNSNTISAIRDLAALYAYYLNETNPAITLLEEALKIPAISTYNRALTKLDLGDYYLMAGEIWEATLFYSQVDKDFKEDILGEEARYKNAKLSYFNGDFEWAQAQLNVLKASTSELIANDALKLSVFITDNLGLDTSAVPMQMYARAELLILQNKRTAAIATLDSVNKEYPAHALNDDILFARAQLSKQQRKYTEAAQYLNEVLDSYGTDILADDALFQLAELNENQFGNKEKAMEHYQNLLINYPGSLYVVEARKRYRKLRGDLVN, encoded by the coding sequence ATGTTCCGATTTATCTTTCTAAGTCTGATTTTGTTAGTTTCCTTCAGTTTGATTGCTCAACAGCAAGACCCTCTTTTAGATGTGCGTCTGGGGCAGCAATATATAAGACAGGGTGAATACGAAAAAGCGGCTACAATTTTTGAAAAACTATATGAAAAACAACCTCAAAGTTCCGCATACTACCGGCAGTATTATCAGGCATTGCTGGCAATTAAAGACTTTGTACGTGCAGAGGAATTGGTAAAAAAACAACTCAAACAAGACAAAAACGACCCGTCATTATACGTGGACTTAGGGCTATTGTTAAAAAATCAAAACAAAATTGAAGAGGGGGAAGCCGAATTTGAAAAAGCCCTTAAAATTGCCAAAGAAAACTATATCAATACTTTAGCCGCTACATTTATTTCTTCGGGAGAATACAATTATGCCATCAAAGCATATACAAAAGCCAGGGAACTGACCAAAAACGACAAACTTCACGCAAGAGAGATTGCTCAGCAGTATATGCAGCTCGGAGAATCTAAAAATGCCATTTCTGCTTATTTAGACTACGCCTCTCTTCAACCCGGGCATATACAGATAATTTTTAACGAACTTATCCGGTTTACCAACAAAGAAGAAGATATCGAAGAGCTTCAACGCCAGCTTTATGGAAGAATACAAGCCAACAACGAAGAATTGGTATTTACCGAAATTTTGATTTGGGCATTTTATCAGCAAAAAGATTTCGAACAAGCATTTATTCAGGTAAAAGCTTTGGACAAAAGGTTGAACGAAGACGGACGCAGAGTACTGGAACTCGCGCGAAAAGCACGTACTGAAAAACAATATGACATAGCACTCAGCGCTTATGAATATGTGATTGCAAAAGGAGAAACCAATCCGCACTACCTGCGAACGCGCGAAGAAATCTTAAACTGCCGCAACGAAAAAATTGTACAAACCGATTACTCTACGGAAGATTTAAAAGGTTTGGAAACCGATTATCTCGAATTTTTGCGTGTGTTTGGTAAAAACTCAAATACCATATCTGCAATCCGCGATTTAGCAGCCCTTTATGCATATTATCTGAATGAAACAAATCCTGCCATCACCCTTTTAGAGGAAGCACTTAAAATTCCGGCAATCAGCACCTACAATCGTGCCCTGACCAAACTCGATTTGGGAGATTATTACCTGATGGCCGGTGAAATCTGGGAAGCAACCCTTTTCTATTCTCAGGTGGACAAAGATTTTAAAGAAGACATTCTTGGAGAAGAAGCGCGTTACAAAAACGCAAAACTATCTTATTTTAATGGAGATTTTGAATGGGCACAGGCGCAGTTAAATGTACTGAAAGCCTCAACATCCGAGTTAATCGCCAATGATGCCTTAAAATTATCCGTCTTTATCACCGACAATCTCGGTCTCGACACTTCGGCCGTTCCGATGCAAATGTATGCCCGTGCTGAGTTATTGATTTTACAAAACAAAAGAACGGCAGCTATTGCCACCTTAGATTCAGTTAACAAAGAATATCCGGCACATGCCCTGAACGACGACATTTTGTTTGCCCGCGCACAATTGTCAAAACAGCAAAGAAAATATACCGAAGCAGCTCAGTACCTGAATGAAGTATTAGACAGCTACGGAACCGATATTTTGGCCGATGATGCCCTGTTTCAGTTGGCAGAACTAAACGAAAACCAATTTGGCAATAAAGAAAAGGCCATGGAGCACTATCAAAACCTGCTGATAAACTACCCGGGAAGCCTCTATGTAGTGGAAGCACGTAAAAGATACCGCAAATTGAGAGGGGATTTGGTCAATTAA
- a CDS encoding energy transducer TonB has translation MTKYPDVDVFNFSNTYTLIGLLVSLSFVLFAFTWYDRGERNLKDLGDVLIMDEIEQLPPQTTQAPPPPPPPPPPPQIEIVSDEEIVEDEPPIFQKEVEEETVVEKAEIVVEEIKAPEIKAPPPPKEPEEPEIFTIVEEMPEFPGGQAALFKFLAEKTKYPPMARENGIEGTVYVGFVVLEDGSISNVQVKRGLPGGGAGCDEEAIRVVQTMPKWKPGKQRGKAVKVAYTLPFKFKLE, from the coding sequence ATGACCAAATATCCCGATGTAGATGTCTTCAATTTCAGCAATACTTATACCCTCATCGGATTGCTCGTTTCCCTGAGTTTTGTGCTTTTTGCATTTACCTGGTACGACAGAGGTGAAAGAAACTTGAAAGACCTCGGTGATGTTTTGATTATGGACGAAATAGAGCAGCTTCCTCCACAAACCACACAGGCACCGCCTCCACCTCCACCGCCGCCGCCGCCGCCGCAAATTGAAATTGTTTCGGACGAGGAAATTGTGGAAGACGAGCCACCAATCTTTCAAAAAGAAGTGGAAGAAGAGACCGTAGTTGAAAAAGCAGAGATAGTTGTCGAAGAAATAAAAGCACCCGAAATCAAAGCTCCCCCTCCGCCAAAAGAGCCCGAAGAGCCTGAGATTTTTACCATAGTGGAAGAAATGCCGGAATTTCCGGGAGGGCAAGCCGCCCTGTTTAAGTTTTTGGCCGAAAAAACAAAATATCCGCCAATGGCTCGCGAAAATGGAATCGAAGGAACCGTTTATGTCGGATTTGTAGTACTCGAAGACGGTTCAATTTCTAATGTTCAGGTCAAAAGAGGATTGCCGGGTGGTGGTGCAGGATGCGACGAGGAAGCCATCAGAGTTGTTCAGACTATGCCAAAATGGAAACCCGGAAAACAAAGGGGGAAAGCGGTAAAAGTAGCCTATACTTTGCCCTTTAAATTTAAGTTGGAGTGA
- the vanZ gene encoding VanZ family protein: protein MDFKKILAGLWAVLILALSALTPPSVADFRIPYIDKVAHFTMYFILTLLLYLAFKPGKDIHVGRIISIPLISFLYGLLMEFAQKKFFSGRSFEINDIVANLTGILFAVAVFGLFRLKNYKI, encoded by the coding sequence GTGGACTTTAAAAAAATATTAGCAGGATTATGGGCTGTCCTGATTTTAGCCCTCTCTGCGCTAACCCCTCCTTCCGTAGCCGACTTCAGGATACCTTATATAGACAAGGTGGCACATTTTACGATGTACTTCATCCTTACCCTTTTGTTATACTTAGCCTTTAAACCGGGTAAGGACATTCATGTTGGCAGGATAATTTCCATTCCTTTGATTTCGTTTTTATACGGATTGCTGATGGAGTTCGCCCAAAAAAAATTTTTTTCAGGCAGAAGTTTTGAAATAAATGATATTGTTGCTAATCTTACGGGCATTTTGTTTGCCGTTGCCGTGTTCGGCTTATTCCGGTTAAAAAACTATAAAATATAG
- the gcvH gene encoding glycine cleavage system protein GcvH — MEIRQNLRYTHDHEWVRSDETGVYAGITDFAQGELGDIVYIDIETVGQHLVQGEPFGSVEAVKTVSELFMPVSGVILEVNEALVSQPELVNAEPYEKGWMVKILPDNTDDINGLLSAEEYAQVIG, encoded by the coding sequence ATGGAAATCAGACAAAACCTGAGATATACGCACGACCACGAATGGGTAAGATCGGATGAAACAGGAGTGTATGCCGGCATCACCGATTTTGCACAGGGAGAACTTGGCGATATAGTATATATAGATATAGAAACAGTGGGTCAGCATTTGGTACAAGGAGAGCCTTTCGGCTCGGTCGAGGCGGTTAAAACCGTATCTGAACTGTTTATGCCGGTGAGCGGAGTGATATTGGAGGTCAACGAAGCCCTTGTCTCCCAACCCGAGTTGGTCAACGCCGAGCCTTATGAGAAAGGTTGGATGGTTAAAATTTTACCCGACAATACAGACGATATCAACGGGCTATTGTCGGCTGAAGAATATGCACAAGTAATCGGATAA
- a CDS encoding DUF3137 domain-containing protein yields the protein MIFLRKLFGPSKREIWMQLSEEIGGEFIKGGLFTRDAVVVKHKQWTIILDTYIVSTGNSSVTYTRIRAPYINKDGFKFTIYRRSFLSDVGKFFGMEDIVIEADESFDYDFIIKGNDHYKIWKFFSNERIRYLMKQQPQLKISVHRASTEYFGKFPKNVDEVEFKVVGVIKNLEHLQQLFDLFAEMLDHLCHINAAYEDDPTLTNYYS from the coding sequence ATGATTTTTTTAAGAAAACTTTTCGGCCCCAGCAAGCGGGAAATATGGATGCAATTAAGCGAAGAAATTGGAGGGGAGTTCATTAAAGGGGGGTTGTTTACCCGCGATGCGGTGGTGGTTAAACACAAGCAGTGGACTATTATTCTGGATACTTATATAGTTTCTACCGGCAATTCTTCGGTTACTTATACAAGAATTCGCGCACCTTATATCAACAAAGACGGCTTCAAATTTACCATTTACCGCCGCAGTTTTCTGAGTGATGTCGGTAAGTTTTTCGGCATGGAAGATATCGTTATTGAAGCTGACGAAAGTTTTGACTATGATTTTATTATCAAGGGTAATGATCATTACAAAATCTGGAAGTTTTTTTCCAATGAGCGCATCCGTTATCTGATGAAGCAGCAGCCTCAGTTAAAAATTTCCGTTCATCGCGCCTCTACCGAATATTTCGGCAAATTCCCTAAAAATGTGGACGAGGTGGAGTTTAAAGTGGTAGGAGTAATTAAAAACCTCGAACACTTGCAACAGTTGTTCGACTTGTTTGCCGAAATGCTCGACCATCTTTGCCATATCAATGCCGCCTATGAAGACGACCCAACCTTGACCAACTATTATAGCTGA
- a CDS encoding GIY-YIG nuclease family protein, protein MTKGYMYILKCGNGAYYTGSTKNLELRLAQHKAGEGANFTRKHLPVELVYFEEFQRIDEAFFREKQLQGKGISYNSWSRLGRLHRRH, encoded by the coding sequence ATGACAAAAGGCTATATGTATATTTTAAAGTGTGGAAATGGGGCTTACTATACAGGGAGCACTAAAAATTTAGAATTGCGTCTTGCTCAACATAAAGCCGGAGAAGGAGCAAATTTTACAAGAAAACATTTGCCGGTAGAACTTGTATATTTCGAGGAATTTCAAAGAATTGATGAGGCATTTTTCAGGGAAAAACAATTGCAGGGAAAGGGAATCAGCTATAATAGTTGGTCAAGGTTGGGTCGTCTTCATAGGCGGCATTGA
- a CDS encoding calcium-binding EGF-like domain-containing protein: MKKTIYLLTIGVLFVLVLDSCKKEDPCENVPCLNGGTCIDGECLCTNGYTGVNCQIAPDPCADITCLNGGTCANGLCVCTQGYTGANCSQQATPSQIRITNIEVTRFPATDGGAGWDLTSGPDIFITLYLGSTIVWDSPNYIENANPSLNYQFTPNPAIVLSNPNSQYTIWLFDYDFPDPDDQMGGINFTPYCSTCGFPPNLTIDGGGSVAFRLSLTYIW; this comes from the coding sequence ATGAAAAAAACAATTTACCTATTAACAATCGGTGTACTATTCGTATTAGTCTTAGACTCTTGTAAAAAAGAAGACCCTTGTGAAAATGTACCATGTTTAAATGGCGGGACATGTATTGATGGAGAATGCCTTTGCACCAATGGATATACCGGAGTAAACTGTCAAATAGCTCCGGATCCTTGCGCTGATATAACTTGTTTAAATGGAGGAACTTGTGCTAATGGTTTATGTGTCTGTACACAAGGATACACAGGCGCAAATTGCTCACAACAGGCTACTCCTTCTCAAATTCGTATTACCAATATTGAAGTAACAAGATTTCCTGCTACTGATGGGGGGGCAGGATGGGATTTAACGAGCGGACCTGATATTTTTATTACACTATACTTAGGTTCAACAATAGTATGGGACAGTCCTAATTATATTGAAAATGCAAATCCCAGTCTTAATTACCAATTCACACCAAATCCGGCAATCGTGTTAAGTAATCCTAACAGCCAATATACTATCTGGCTTTTTGACTATGATTTTCCTGACCCTGATGATCAAATGGGAGGGATAAACTTTACCCCTTACTGTAGTACTTGTGGGTTTCCTCCAAATTTAACTATTGATGGTGGAGGTAGCGTTGCATTTAGGTTATCACTAACATATATTTGGTAG
- the yidC gene encoding membrane protein insertase YidC → MDRNTVTGLLLIALLFFVYSLLMPPPPAKKTAPAPETGIETPTQDTTTTAGTGQTNTATLNPANPAKTDTAKLETGNFRGNNTAKEQFYTLENELLKLTLTNKGARIYEAELKEYKTYEKKPLTLLSGAANDFSFKIPLSRNVENTQNYLFELVKSDSEQLVFRLYHTDSVAYIEQSYTLKPDSYLIDYNVKLSGFDKYLSNNSALELDWKTMLIKQEQSLENEQYTTGIYYKETADSPTYLSETSNDKKAISFSLDWIAFKQQFFNTTLIAAKGFKAGELSIELPAPASDTIVETATAHLRIGYEQAPEFEFPMQMFLGPNHYRTLKSLNAGLETMVPLGWGIFGWVNKWIIIPMFHFFNRFLGNYGLIILILTFVIKLALFPLTYRSSMSAAKMNVLKPEIEELREKYGKEPQKLQAEQMKLYSRAGVNPLGGCLPQLLQLPILIAMYRFFPASIELRQESFLWATDLSTYDSILNLPFKIPFYGDHVSLFCILSAASTFIYMRMNNSMTPSTSKEMELQMKIMMYVMPVMLLFLFNNFSAGLTYYFFLSNIITYGQQFIIKKFFIDEAALHAQIQENKKKPAKQSKFQQRLEEMMKAQQEIQKQRNNGKSNKTKK, encoded by the coding sequence ATGGATAGAAATACCGTAACGGGCTTGTTGCTGATAGCCCTGCTTTTTTTTGTGTACAGCCTTTTAATGCCCCCGCCGCCGGCTAAAAAGACAGCCCCTGCACCCGAAACAGGCATTGAAACCCCCACACAAGACACCACCACAACAGCCGGAACAGGGCAGACTAATACCGCCACCTTAAACCCGGCGAACCCGGCAAAAACAGATACGGCAAAGTTAGAAACCGGAAATTTCAGGGGAAATAATACAGCAAAAGAGCAGTTTTATACCCTCGAAAATGAGTTGCTGAAACTAACGCTGACCAACAAAGGCGCGCGCATCTATGAGGCAGAGCTAAAAGAATATAAGACCTACGAAAAAAAACCCCTCACCCTGCTGAGTGGTGCAGCCAACGATTTCAGTTTTAAAATACCCCTCAGCCGAAACGTAGAAAACACGCAAAATTACTTGTTCGAATTAGTCAAATCAGATTCAGAGCAGCTTGTTTTCCGGTTATATCACACCGATTCGGTGGCATATATCGAACAGTCCTATACCCTAAAACCAGACAGTTATCTGATAGACTATAACGTTAAACTTTCGGGATTTGATAAATATTTATCCAACAATTCCGCCCTCGAACTCGATTGGAAAACTATGCTGATTAAGCAGGAACAGTCGTTGGAAAACGAACAATATACCACCGGTATCTATTACAAAGAAACCGCCGATTCGCCGACCTATCTGTCCGAAACATCAAACGACAAGAAAGCCATTTCCTTTTCGTTAGACTGGATAGCCTTTAAACAGCAGTTTTTCAACACCACCTTAATTGCAGCCAAGGGTTTTAAAGCCGGTGAACTTTCCATTGAACTGCCTGCACCCGCCTCTGATACTATCGTCGAAACAGCAACCGCACATTTAAGGATAGGATACGAACAAGCGCCGGAATTTGAGTTTCCGATGCAAATGTTTTTAGGACCCAATCATTACCGCACGCTTAAATCGTTAAATGCCGGATTAGAAACTATGGTGCCCTTAGGTTGGGGCATTTTCGGTTGGGTAAACAAATGGATTATCATTCCGATGTTCCACTTTTTTAACCGGTTTTTAGGCAACTACGGACTGATCATTTTAATCCTCACTTTTGTCATCAAATTAGCCCTGTTTCCGCTTACATATCGTTCTTCGATGAGTGCTGCCAAAATGAATGTGCTGAAACCGGAAATTGAAGAACTAAGGGAAAAATACGGAAAAGAGCCGCAAAAACTACAGGCCGAGCAAATGAAACTCTATTCAAGAGCAGGGGTAAATCCGTTGGGAGGTTGTTTGCCGCAGTTGCTCCAGTTGCCCATTCTTATAGCCATGTACCGTTTCTTTCCGGCATCCATCGAGCTAAGGCAGGAAAGCTTTTTATGGGCAACCGATTTATCCACTTATGACTCCATCCTAAATCTGCCTTTCAAAATTCCGTTTTACGGCGACCATGTCAGTTTGTTTTGCATCCTTTCGGCAGCAAGTACCTTTATATATATGCGCATGAACAATTCAATGACCCCCTCTACCAGCAAAGAGATGGAGTTGCAAATGAAAATCATGATGTATGTGATGCCGGTGATGTTGTTGTTTTTGTTCAATAATTTTTCAGCCGGTCTGACCTATTATTTCTTCTTATCCAATATCATCACCTACGGCCAGCAATTTATCATCAAGAAGTTTTTCATTGACGAAGCTGCCCTTCATGCCCAAATTCAGGAGAACAAGAAAAAACCTGCCAAACAATCAAAATTCCAGCAACGTTTGGAAGAAATGATGAAAGCTCAGCAGGAAATCCAAAAACAACGCAACAACGGCAAATCCAACAAAACGAAAAAATAG
- a CDS encoding DUF5011 domain-containing protein, with amino-acid sequence MTKTMFRTLLIAVLAGLCLSLQAQVQVGKTVKSANNRSYVVKHATHTSNATTGNETDSRPATSEVLDFTGARSTVGTQIGNTTYDLQTNYGMCRRVFVEAGGNVHATWTRSTSGDVAAPDRGTGYNVSADNGATWGPSPTARIEGSLRTGWPNVGVTASGRVFSVTHTVDQGMNFCYREAGSSTWTNRILGAELGDLTGVWPRVGNDGNSIHAVISRQDGVASGIPGGLFYFRSLDGGDTWEGPNDIAGIDESYTNISADSYFVDVNGSNVAIVIGQYASPLVVYKSTDNGDNWTKIIAQNVSDPFIPATPDIDDVLEPVAVAGGGVSSIIDGSGKVHVWFDRVFNYLDAGNVTGPFYLPNSTCIMYWNEDMAAPVVLGQTVRQDYDQDQTTSVALSEADEVEVQSYGVSLVGQPSGGIDSDGNLYVAYSAMIDGAYELPAPNTRRQYRDIFLLKSTDGGMTWQGPLNVTNSPAEEDVYPSIGRRVNDKVHLIWQNDLLTGTFVQNDQNQGHATVSNNGIYYIGVPVGDIQNPSPEVNTFPEIHYLSIPNAIKNCELNLGRFRTHSLDYPDGDVTNDMTIGGTIDVTVPNTDFYTLELQSPDSDSNVKVEEFLDTAGLPVLVTVFDDVDAPLVEGNPAEFYLDAAGDLYLNSLFELFDTLDVVQGTTYNDLGVATFDESDDIFGCEVTVVTDNPVNTAVAGAYTVQYTVSDVAGNAAEPVVRLVNVIGADLSAPIIILYDESGNEVPSGSTLNAEVEAGGIFVDPGYLAYDNVDGLITENVVVTGSVDLETIGTYTLTYTITDAAGNVTVVTRVVVVADTQAPVINLLGPPTVTVPCQSNVNFTSPTATLSGASVGFTSFDNVDGNITSEVVVDLGGFCSLCSGTYTITYNVSDAAGNAAIQRTRTVIVLAGCNIDCSGDCLVGIDEPSLESNITVFPNPTQGTININISNVPGMADVKVFNTAGQLIQVAQTESGTLSLNLSKHAAGMYFVEITTQQGTITKSVVVEK; translated from the coding sequence ATGACAAAGACTATGTTCAGAACTTTACTTATTGCTGTTCTGGCCGGTTTATGCCTCAGCCTTCAGGCACAGGTACAAGTTGGCAAAACAGTTAAATCCGCAAACAACCGGTCTTATGTGGTAAAACATGCTACTCATACTTCAAATGCCACTACCGGCAACGAAACTGACAGCCGCCCTGCCACATCTGAAGTTTTAGACTTTACCGGCGCTCGTAGTACCGTTGGCACACAAATTGGCAACACCACCTACGACCTGCAGACCAACTATGGCATGTGCCGCCGTGTATTTGTCGAAGCAGGTGGAAACGTTCACGCCACCTGGACAAGAAGCACCAGCGGAGACGTTGCTGCCCCTGACCGGGGTACCGGCTATAACGTTTCAGCAGACAATGGCGCTACCTGGGGTCCCTCTCCCACTGCCCGTATTGAAGGTTCACTCCGTACAGGGTGGCCGAATGTAGGGGTTACCGCAAGCGGCAGGGTATTTTCTGTTACCCATACTGTTGATCAGGGCATGAACTTCTGTTACAGAGAAGCAGGTTCATCTACCTGGACCAACCGTATTCTTGGAGCAGAACTTGGCGATCTGACCGGAGTTTGGCCGAGAGTCGGAAACGACGGCAACAGTATTCATGCAGTCATTTCACGTCAGGATGGAGTAGCAAGCGGCATTCCCGGAGGTCTTTTCTATTTCCGTTCTTTGGACGGAGGCGATACCTGGGAAGGCCCCAACGATATTGCCGGTATTGACGAAAGCTATACCAATATCAGCGCCGACAGCTATTTTGTTGACGTAAACGGAAGCAATGTAGCCATCGTTATCGGTCAGTATGCCAGCCCGTTAGTTGTATATAAATCTACCGATAACGGCGACAACTGGACAAAAATCATCGCTCAAAATGTCTCCGACCCTTTCATTCCTGCAACTCCTGATATAGACGATGTTTTAGAACCCGTTGCAGTAGCAGGTGGTGGAGTTTCTTCCATTATTGATGGCAGCGGTAAAGTACATGTTTGGTTTGACCGTGTATTTAACTATTTAGATGCCGGTAACGTAACCGGACCATTCTACCTGCCAAACAGTACCTGTATTATGTACTGGAATGAAGACATGGCCGCTCCTGTTGTTTTGGGTCAAACCGTTCGTCAGGACTACGATCAGGATCAAACTACTTCCGTTGCCCTTTCAGAAGCAGACGAAGTAGAAGTACAAAGCTATGGTGTCAGTTTGGTTGGACAACCCAGCGGAGGAATTGACTCTGACGGCAACTTATATGTAGCCTATTCAGCAATGATTGACGGCGCTTATGAACTCCCTGCTCCGAACACCCGTCGTCAGTACCGCGATATTTTCCTGCTCAAATCTACTGATGGCGGAATGACCTGGCAAGGCCCGTTAAACGTTACCAATTCTCCGGCCGAAGAAGATGTTTATCCCTCAATAGGAAGAAGAGTAAACGACAAAGTGCATTTGATCTGGCAAAACGACCTGCTTACCGGAACTTTCGTACAAAATGACCAAAATCAGGGGCATGCCACTGTATCAAACAACGGAATTTATTATATCGGAGTACCTGTTGGTGATATCCAAAACCCCTCTCCTGAAGTAAATACTTTCCCGGAAATTCACTATCTCAGCATTCCCAATGCCATTAAAAACTGTGAGTTAAACCTCGGCCGTTTCCGTACTCATTCATTGGATTATCCCGATGGTGATGTTACAAATGATATGACAATCGGTGGAACCATTGACGTAACAGTTCCCAATACCGATTTCTATACGCTTGAACTTCAATCACCCGACTCTGACAGCAACGTCAAAGTAGAAGAATTTCTTGACACTGCCGGTTTACCTGTTTTGGTAACTGTTTTTGATGATGTTGATGCTCCTTTAGTCGAAGGAAACCCTGCCGAGTTTTATTTGGATGCCGCAGGTGATTTGTACTTAAATTCGCTGTTCGAATTGTTCGATACCTTAGATGTTGTTCAGGGAACAACTTACAACGATTTGGGAGTAGCAACCTTTGATGAATCAGACGATATTTTTGGATGTGAAGTAACCGTTGTTACCGATAATCCGGTAAACACTGCTGTTGCCGGTGCTTATACTGTTCAATATACCGTTTCTGACGTTGCCGGCAATGCTGCTGAACCTGTTGTTCGTTTAGTCAATGTGATTGGAGCCGACCTTTCTGCGCCCATCATCATTCTTTACGACGAATCAGGCAATGAAGTACCAAGCGGCAGTACTCTCAACGCAGAAGTTGAAGCCGGTGGCATATTTGTAGATCCCGGTTATCTGGCTTATGACAATGTGGACGGATTGATTACCGAAAACGTGGTAGTTACAGGTTCCGTTGATTTGGAAACAATTGGCACTTATACTTTGACCTATACTATTACAGACGCTGCCGGAAATGTAACTGTAGTTACCCGTGTTGTAGTTGTAGCAGACACACAGGCACCGGTGATTAACCTGCTCGGTCCTCCGACAGTAACTGTTCCTTGCCAGTCAAATGTGAATTTTACCTCTCCCACAGCAACATTAAGCGGTGCTTCTGTAGGGTTTACCTCGTTTGACAATGTTGACGGTAACATTACATCCGAAGTTGTAGTTGACCTTGGGGGTTTCTGTTCTCTGTGTTCAGGCACTTATACTATTACTTACAATGTCAGTGATGCTGCAGGAAATGCAGCCATTCAAAGAACACGTACTGTTATTGTTTTAGCAGGATGTAATATTGATTGTAGTGGTGACTGTTTAGTGGGTATAGATGAACCTTCGCTTGAATCTAACATCACCGTGTTCCCTAACCCAACTCAAGGTACTATCAATATCAACATTTCAAACGTACCGGGAATGGCAGATGTAAAAGTATTCAATACTGCCGGACAGTTGATTCAGGTGGCACAAACAGAGTCAGGCACCCTGAGCCTCAACCTCAGCAAACACGCAGCAGGCATGTATTTTGTTGAAATTACCACTCAACAAGGCACAATTACCAAAAGCGTGGTTGTAGAGAAGTAA